The window GGCTGCAGGGCCACTGGCCATAGTGATTGCCGCCCGACGAACCGCTGTGTCTAAGCCAACACCTTTGCCGTTTCCGCAGATAATGGTGACCGGGCAGTTTAATCCCGCATTGAGCATGGACGTTTTCACTGAAGAGAGAAAACTGACCATAAGGGGCATAAGTTTAGCATGCAAACAGGCTGTGGCTGCCCGTGCCTGCATGCCCGGATTATCACTGACCTGGTGAGAACAAAAAACTGGTTTGGGATCAATCATAGTGATGGCCTCTTCAGCCACCAGCTCATGGGTTGGGTTCTTGATGGACATGCCGCCACAGACTGCGTAGCTATCCACTTCGTCCTTGAGGCCGTGGACCGAATCAACCAAGCCTTCGATATCCAGGGGTTCATCCTCTTCGCCGGTGATTTTATGACCGCCCTTGAGGAAGATGTTGGCTGTAATGGGCAGTTTAAAATGACGAACATAGCCGAAGACCAGTAATCCCACCCGGGCCCCCCGATCTTCGACCACGGCATTGGTTGCCAGGGTTGTGGAGACGGAAAGCCCTATGATATCTTCAGGAACAACATCTGTTGCTAGGAGTCGCTGTAGGACTCGGCCAACACCTATGCCTAGATTATGGTGGGTTGTTGGCTCTTTAACAGCATGCACGACCTCCAAGGTTTTGTCATCAATGAGGACTCCGTCTGTGCAGGTCCCTCCGGTATCTATACCGATACGGTAGCAACGCACGTATTCTCTTACCAGCTTGCCCATTTTGCTTAAGGAATTAGGAATAATAGTTGAAATTAAAAAGAGTTGATATAATTTGTCCTATAGTAAACCAGGAGGATTGGATTGTCCAGCACGTACTGAAAGGGGTATGGCAACTGTTTGTTGACAAAAAAGTTTCGCTTCTGTTACCGTGCAATAAGGCAAAGGTAAGAGCCTGCTGTGTTCGCAGTTTAGGTCGCGTTGCTTTACGATGTGCTTCTCAAGGTGTGCAGGAGCGGTGAGTCGAGCTGGGCATAGGTTTTTGAGAGCTTTGAGATGTTCTAAGCCATGCTTTGATATTGCATGGAAAATATAGGGAGAGAGGGAAAATCCCTTTTGGTTCATTTTTTTTTATAGTAATTTGTAGTAGAATAAAAAAACATCGTCTGGCAAAAGCGTTGGGAAATTGTGGGTGATTCCCATGTAATTTTAAGGCACAGATTTTTTGCTGAGTACTTTTTCGATGCCTTCCTTGTAAGAATTAGTGCATGGGGCGGCATCATCCGTCATGAGTCATTTGATAACATGATAGAGTGTTATCGGAAAAAGTAATTTTATAATCTTATCCTTGTGACCGGAAATTTTTTTCCTGAGATATTATGGCAAATAAAGCAACGGACTCCAAAGCGCCGCAGAAAGCCTCTTTGAAACGAACGGTTAAAGATCAGTCAGGGGCGAGCAAACTTAAGATCGGTGAATTGCTGCAAAAGGCGGGCTATATCACCGTTGCAGAGTTCAATAATGCCAAAGCGATTAGTAAACAAACTGGCTACAGATTAGGGAAAATTCTGGTAGAAAACGGGACCATTGAGTCGGATACGATCCCTAACTTTCTCAGCAGGCAGCATAATTACACCCTAGTGAATATTGCTGAGGAGCCGCCAAGCCCAGACGCAGTAAAGCTGGTCCCCTATGAGACTGCTAAAAAATATCTTGCTTTTCCAATGAGAATTGCCGGTGATACTTTACAGGTCACCATGGCGGAGCCGACGGACTCCCTCGAAGTGGAAGAGCTGCAGAATGCGGTAAAAAAAGGACTTGATGTCTGCGTTTCCACTGCAAAGGATATTATTGAGGCCTATAAGAAATATTATAATATCAGTGAGGAGGAGTATAAATCTTTTTTTGCTGACGATGCGGACGAGGAGGTCCAGGTTGAGCAGGTTGAGGACTGGGGGGCCTTGGTTTCCGACGTTGCTGATGAGTTTGAATTTGAGGACAGCAGTGACGAGGACGAAGGCATTGCGGGTCAGTTTTCCGCCAATGATGCGCCGATTATCAAGTTGGTTAACGGTATCCTGGTCAAGGCCGTACAGGATGGGGTCAGTGATATACATATCGAACCCTTTGAAAAGACTATGCAGGTGCGCTACCGCAAGGACGGTTCTCTGTTCAAATCTATGAACCTGCCTCTGACTATAAAAAATGCACTGATTGCCCGTTTGAAGATTTTAGCGGATTTGAATATTACCGAGCGTCGAATCCCCCAGGATGGGCGTATCAGTATTCGTTTGGGGCGCAATAAGGCGGTTGATTTCCGTGTGTCTACCCTGCCTTTGCTTCATGGCGAAGGTACGGTTCTCCGTATTTTGGATAAAGGTTCCCTGAATGTTGACTTGACCAAATTGGGTTTTGAGCCAGAAACGTTTGAAATCCTGAAAAAATGTTTGTCCAGCCCTCAGGGATTGCTTCTGGTTACCGGACCGACTGGTTCCGGTAAAACGGTTACCCTTTACTCGGCATTGAACTCCCTGAATAGTGAGGATATCAAGATCCTCACAGCTGAAGATCCGGTAGAGTTCAATTTTAAGGGGATTAATCAGGTTAATGTCAACGTTGAAGTTGGCATGACTTTTCCTGCCGCGCTTAAGGCCTTTCTCCGTCAGGATCCCGATATCATCATGGTCGGTGAGATCCGTGATATCAGTACCGCAGAGATTGCCATGAAGGCTGCTATGACGGGCCATTTGGTCTTCAGTACCCTGCATACCAACGATTCCCCCTCAACAGTTGGCCGTATGGTGGATATCGGTATTCCTCCTTATTTGTTGGCTGGGTCTTTGACCATGGTTCTGGCTCAACGTTTGGGACGAAGACTCTGTGCGAAATGTAAGCAGCCTGTTACCTTTGAGCGACCGCACCTGCTGAATATCGGTTTTACTGAAGAACAGCTTGATGCCGAAGGTTTTCAGCTCTATGGTCCCAAGGGATGTCCAACCTGTAATGGTTTAGGCTATAAAGGCCGGGTTGGTTTTTTTGAATTGTTGGAGGTTACCGAAGAGGTGGGGCAGGCTATTCAGGCTGAGGTGCCGGAAGAGCAACTTCGTAAAGTCGCTGTTCAGGCAGGGATGGTTCCTCTCCGGCAAGCTGCTATTAAGAAGGCCTGTCAGGGTGTTACAAGCGTTGATGAGGTCCTTCGTCGAACAGTAGCACATGGTGATACTCTGCCCGCCTATCTGGTCAACCCGGATGTCGAAGAATATGAGGATGGCGATGTTATCATCCAGGAAGGCAATGAGGATGATAGAAATTTCTACCAACTCGTTCGCGGAAAAGTTGGGGTTTTGAAGCAGGGGAAAAAAATTGCCGAAATAACCGAGCCTGGAGAATATTTCGGAGAGATGGCTTGTATTATGAATGAGTCGAGATATGCTACGGTTGTTTCTCTTGGACGCTGTAAGATAAAACGCTATCCTGGTGAAAAATTGACCGAGCTTATTGAGAAATATCCTGAGATTGCGAGGAAGCTTTTTAAAACGATGGCCAAACGTCTCCGTAAAACCGACAATATTGTTATTCAGCTTGCTGGTGGAAAAAGAACGCCAAAACCCTCTATTCCCCCACGCATGCGATAACGGAATATGATGAGTAAAATTTCTGTTTATATTATTGCCTGGAACGAGGCTGATAAGATTCGCTCGGCCATTAACTCCGTGCTCTGGGCGGATGAAATTGTTTTAGCGGATTCCTATAGTGAGGATGATACGGCGGCTATTGCCACGGAAATGGGGGCTCGGGTTGAGCAGATTACCTTCCAAGGTTTTGGTGACCTGCGGAATCGGGCTATGGACGCCTGCTCCCACGAGTGGATTTTTTCTTTGGATGCGGATGAACGTTGCACACCTGAGGCACGGGATGAAATATTAGCCACAGTTGTGCAAGCCGACTCTGTTGATGCCTATTATGTGCCGAGGCGAAATTATTTCATGGGACGCTGGATTAAGCACTCAGGCTTTTATCCTGATTATCGTCAGCCTCAGCTTTTTCGAAAGGGAGCCCTGCATTTCAAAACAGATGATCCTGTTCATGAGGAGTATAGTATCCGCTCAGATAAAGCAGTGGGCTACCTGAAACAGGCGATTTGGCAGTTTCCCTATAAAAATTTAGAGGAAGTATCTCGTAAAGCCAATAGATATTCCACTTTGGGCGCAAAGAAATTGCAACAGCGTGGACGGCATGGAGGTATGTTGAAGGCCCTTGGGCGTGGTTTGTGGTCATTCTTCCACATGTACATCCTGAAAAAGGGCATTCTGGATGGCTGGCCCGGATTTGTTATAGCGATTGGTAATTTTGAAGGGACTTGGTATAAGTATGCTAAGCTCCATGAGCTGGAAGAAAATTGGCAGCCCCCTGATTCTCCACCCTTAGGCAGGGAGTGAGTGACTATAAGTATGCGTTTACTCCTTTTTCGCACCATACTTTTTTTTGTTCAATGGTGTCTTGCAGCAGCCGATCATTCTCCGGGAGATGGCTGCGGTCATTTCTGGGGTGGTAGAGATGGTAGGCCAAGGCATTGAACTTAACACTTCTCCGCATAAGACCATAGTTTAGTAGTCTTGCCGTGAACTCCGAGTCTTCTCGGCCCCAACCTATAAAATCTTCATTAAAACCATTCACTGCCAGGGCATCTTTGCGCCAAAAGGCAAAATTACAGGTTCGTACCCCGTTCATTCCCCGATTTTTAAAAGAAACTAAGCGAGAGAGAAAGGATGAGCGGAGGCAATTCTTTCTATTCTCAACACCTTTCTTACAAAGAGTTTCCGGCATTTTTTTTCTGGCCAAAACTTCTTCTGAAAGCCCCTCTTTAAGGAGTACTCGGGTGCCCTGAACAAAACACCCCTGCTGAGCAAAAAAAACATGGTCAGCAATGAAATGTTTTTCCATGATAATATCGCCATCAATGAGGACGATATACTCTCCCGAGGTCTTGGCAATGGCTTTATTTCTGCTTGCTGATAGCCTGAATCCTTCATCTTCTTGCCAGGAATGAATGACGGGAAACGGTGCCCGCGCGGCAACACCTGCTATCATTTCTCCGGTATCCGCTCTTGAGCCGTCATCTGCAACCACGATTTCGACGGGCTTGTGCTTTTGCTCTAACCCGCTGAGCAGAGAAAGCTCTAAGGCATCCTTCCAGTTATAGGTGGTTATGATAAGACTAACCTTCATGGTGTGTTGGCAGAGCTGATATGTTTGTGTTTTTTTTTGCAGAAGAATCTTGCATAAGGGAAAAGGCGGCTTGATGCACCATATCTGGTGAGATTTTCCGCATGCAGGAGAGATGGGAACAGGTGCGTTTTCTGCATTCCAGGCAATCAAGTCCCTCTGCCCGGACAATGCGATGCTCGTTTCCGCTGGGGCTATAAGGCCCGACTCTGCTTGGGTGGGTAGGGCCGAAGAACGCCACCACCGGAGTACGCGCCAGCGCGGCGATATGCATGGGGCCGGAATCCAGGCCGATATAGAGAGAGGACTGTTGAATCAGAGCAGCAGCCTGAGGAAGGGTAAGTAAGCCAGCTGCAATAATCGGCTCTGTCTGCATGAGCCGGGTAATAGAGGTAAGATATTCCACATCCTGTGGACTCCCACCAAAGACCACAGCTATACCTTCCATCTGTAGTTTGTCGCTCAGTGCTGCCCAATGCTCAATAGGCCAAAACTTACTTTGCCAGCGTGCTGCCGGGTTTGCATAAATAACAGGAGTCGAGTTTGTTATTTTATGATATTGAAGGAATTTTTGTACGGCTGAGCGATCTGCTTCTCCGGTGCAGAGGTGAAAGTCTTCATCCTTTGTTTTGATCCCCAGGTATGAACAGAAAAGGAGGTTTTTATCCTGGGCATGCTCTGTTGTTTGAGGAATCTCGATAAGGTGCTGTTGGAAAAAGGTATTCAGTTCTTTAGCTTGGCTGAATCCCACCCGCTGGCCGCCCGGATTGGTCCAGCCCAAGAGGCCACTGCGAAAGGACGCATGGAGGTCAAGAATAAGGTCGTACGGCTTCTGCTGAAATTCCTTATGTAACGTGCGCAGGGTATTCGTCGTTGCCTTGAATGCTTCCAACCATGCCCATCGACCTGCCTGTGGATCACTGGTTGAGGGAATGTGGATGGGATAGACATCATCAATACTCTTGTCCACCTGCAATAGAGGGGTAAAGACCTGCTGGGCAATCCAGCCGATGGAGCTGTCAGGAAAGCAGCGCTTGATAGCATGGCTGAGCGGCAGGGTATGAACGATATCCCCCAATGAACTGGGTTTAATGATCAGGATCCGTTTATTTTTTAGCAGCATGTTTCGCTCTTACCTTGGGTCAATTCAATGAGTTTTTGCACCGCATCTGCAACGGTGGGGAGATTGTCAGATCCTTGCTGTTTCTCTCTCTGAGCCAGTTCGTTCTGTTCTTCCTCAATAAAAGTGAGAAGTGTTTTTTCTATAGCCTCGGCAATATCTTGAACACTATTGGCAGGTACGGCAAAATGACCCTGCTCAGTCAACATTTTCTCCAGCTCCTCGTTATTATAGACTAAGCCGATAATTGGGCGTCCGGTCAGAAGGTATTCGTAGACCTTAGAGGGGATAGTTTCACAGGAAAAATAGATAATGTTCTGGATGACCAGGAGGCAATCAGTTTGCTGCATGGCTGTAAGGGCCTCCTGTCGTGAAACTATTCCATGACGAATGACCAAATCCGTGAGCCCTAAGCGCTCCATTTCTCGTTCCGATTCACCGTCAAAAGATCCGTAGACATCGACTTGTACTTTTTTTCGGAGTTCCTCGCCCTGTTTATTGGTACTGAGAATTTGATGCAGGGCCTGGAAAAAGGTGACGAGGTTTCTGGTTCCGGCCAGAGAACCAAAATGGGCAAAATGGCAACGTTCTCCCTTGGTGAATTGCTGTTGAAAAAGCTCTGGAATTGAACCAGGATAGACAACCGCTCCACGACACAGGCCTTCTGTTCTGCGACTGCAATGTTGCATTGCTGCATGCACGAGGAAGATAAAAGCATCGGCGTGCTGACATATCTTTTTTTCCAGGGCCTGATAGACCCAGAGCACACGTTTTCCCCTTCGCCAGCCATGATCATGCACCAGGGGGTCCTGGGTTTCAGCAATCCAGGTGCAGCTCGTCCAGCATTTGATGAGCATGGCAGCAACATGGGCTGAGGCTGAGCCGCCGGTGGAGTACACGACTTCCGGCTGAAGTTGGCGATACAGGAGGAGTCCTCGCAAGGAGGCAAGAAAGCACCAGGACCACTCGCTCTCCATATTGATGACGATTTTTTCCAGGAGATACAAAGGGAAAATCGGTAGCATGCAGAGGGTTTCAACTATTTTGAATTGCCAGCGTTTATGGAGATGTTTGCGGAGAAAATGGCGAATTTCAAAGCGAATCCCGGAAGGGGCAAGGCTAAACGTTCTGTAATGGATCCATTTTTTAGAAGGTTTACCTACGGGGCCACTGAGTAAAATTGGCTCAATACCTTTTTTTTGAAAAAAAGGCAGGCGGTCGTCAATATGTTGGGAGCAGGCAGAGCCTGGAATATTGGCCCGATAAGAGAGGATGATCCAGCATTTTTTGGGTTCCTCTTTGGTAAGAAATTCCTGGAGTCGTTGATTGGGTCTTTCTTTATACAGAGCTGCTGTCATGACGACAAAGAAAAAAGCTGTTTGGTAGACAGTCAGATAGGATTCAGCCAACATAATGACCAGGAAAAAGAGAGGTAAGGCCATGCGAAGCCTTTGTACCTCTTCGTCCTCTTGTTTTGCCTGGACAAACATAAGAAGGAAAATCAGTAAAAAAGTAAGGGTGCCTGGGAGGCCAAGCATTGAGCTGACCAGTATATACTGATTATGCGGGTTATCTGTTGCAATGCTGTTTGGGCTTCTTTTGCTATTGACCTCTGCGTATGCTGATTGAAAGTCACCGGTTCCCACGCCTGTCCAGGGGTGATGCCGGATTATTTCAAGAGAATTCCGAAAGAACAGCAGACGCATTCCCACAGAGGTGTTGGGATTTTTATGAAAACTTTCTATCTCCTGCCGGGCCGTCGTTACTCGTTGTTGGAAGGTCGGGCTGAACAGGTAGCCGGTGATGCAGATTGCGGGCAAGAAGAGAACAACAGCTAACACGGCCTTGAGTCGTTTTTTGGGAAAGAGCTGAAACAGCAGCAGGGCCATGAGGATTAGAAAAACCGCCTGCCCGGTCCGTCCTTCGGTGATGAACATATTGACTGTCATCAAGGCTGCAAGTGGGAGAAAAAGAAAACGCAGCCCAGGTTTTTGACGAGCTAGCCCCCAGATAGCTTCGTGAAAAAGCAAATATATGGCAAAAGCCAGGAGCGGATTATAAATAACATGGAAGGTCTTGGGCGTAAGATGGGTTGGACTGACATCTGCGTACTGTATGAGGCCAAACCAAGCCAGAAAGGTTATGCCCATAGCCACACTCATTCCGGCGAGAAAGGCATAAAGATAGACTCTGCGATAGCGATAGGAGGTTGCGGTCAGGATAACGGGCAACAGCGCGAGCTTCCATTGGTCCTTAAGGGCCTCAAGGCCAGCTTGCATGTTTTCGGTCCAAAGGAGGCCCAGGCAGAGGAGAGCAAGGAAAGTCAATGCGGCAACTGCAACCGGATGGGAAAAGATCTCTATGCCTTTTTCAATGAATCTACCTTCCAAGAGCCAGACCAGGAAGATCAGGATGGCCAACACGGAAACCGCTGATGTAGACAGAGGCAGAGCAAAGGCCAGCAGGGCTGGCAGCAGGCTATTTACCTGACGGGCCTGGGTTTGAAAAGAGCGGACAGCTCTGCTGTCTTGTGGTGCTGCTGATTTCATGGATGTCGTTGTTATCTGTCAGCATACTGCATGGTGTACAATCCTTCATAGACACCATGCTGTTCCAGGAGGCTTTCATGAGTACCTTCTTCCACTAATTGACCGTTCTGCATAACGATGATCCGGTCGGCATTCTTAATTGTGGAGAGGCGATGGGCAATGACAATGGTTGTCCGGTTTTTCATCAGGTTGTCCAGGGCCTTTTGAACCTTACGTTCAGACTCGGTATCCAGGGCTGAAGTGGCTTCGTCCAGGACCAGGATAGGCGCATCCTTCAGGATGGCCCGGGCAATGGATACCCGCTGGCGTTGCCCCCCGGAAAGGCGGGTTCCTGATTCACCAATTATAGTATCAAAACCTTTGGGCAGGGCCTCAATAAATTCCAGGGCAAAGGCCGCTTCTGCAGCTTGGCGGATGTCCTCATCTGTGCAGTTCGGACTGCCATAGCCGATATTATTGCGGACAGTATCGTTAAAAAGAATAGTCTGCTGGGTTACCAGGGCGATTTGTTTTCGTAGAGAATGCAGGGTCAGGTCACGGATATCTTGTCCATCAATGCGTACAGCTCCCTGGCAAACATCGTGGAATCGAGGGATGAGGCTGGATAAGGTGGTTTTACCCCCACCGGAAGGACCGACCACTGCAAGGATTTCTCCCTGAATCACCTTGAGCTCGATATTGTGCAGCACGGGCTTTTCTTTGCCATAGGAAAAAGTGACATTATCGAATTCAATGGCATTGTGAAAGCGAGGAAGTATCTGACTCTTTGCTTTTTCTTTAATTTCCGGCTCAATATCGAGTAGGCTGAAAATACGAGTGGCTGCAGCCATACCCGATTGAATGGTGGAATTAATCTTGCTCACCCCTTTGACCGGTTCATAGAGCATGACCAAGGCTGTGAGAAAGGACATAAAGGTACCTGGTGTGGAGTTTCCTGCCAGGACTTGCATGCCGCCGAACCAGAGAATTAAGGCCATGCCGATGCCACCGAGAAACTCAATCAGGGGATGAGATAAACTGCGGAATTTGGTCTCGGTCATTAGGGTATCGAAAAGGTATTGCATTTTTTCGTCAAAATGCTTCTTTTCATGTTCTTCCATGCAAAAGGCCTTGACGATGCGCGCACCTCGGATGGTTTCGTTGAGAAAATTGCTGGCCTCTCCCATGCCCTGCTGATAATTGGTACTGATGCGGCGAAATTTTTTGCCGAAGACCACGATGGGGACAGCAGCCATAGGGATAAAAATAAGGGAGACAAGGGCTAAGCGCCAATCCATGTAGAAGATAACCCCCAGCAGGCCACATACGGTAAAGAAATCCCGGAGCAGGTGAATCAAGGCATGGGAAACAGATCCCTGCAGCATGCTGACATCGTTCATGATCCTGGAGATGAGTTCGCCGGTGGAGTTTTTATGGAAGAAGCCCATTGATAAGTCGTTGAGGTGAGCGTAGATCTTATTACGCAGATCTTTGATCACACATTGCCCAATCCATTCCAGGAAGTAGGAGTAGAGGAAATAAAAGACACCTTTCACAAAAAAAACAGCGAGCAGGGCTAGTGGCAAAATGACCAGCCATTCCTTTTTTTTGTGTAAAAAGATTTCATCAAGCAGGGGCTTGACCATATAGGCCTGGGCTGCATTGAATCCGGCAACAACGATCATTGCCAGCATGGAGATAAACAGTTTTTTTCGGTACGGTTGCAGAACCTCGTACAGACGAATGAGTATGGTTTTGTTTGTCATAGAAATAACAGCGTGTTTTCTCAAGGTGGCTTGCTGGACCCTGAGTAAAATCCCTTGTCTCCTGCTCAGTAGGACAGAAATCTGGTGTTCCTTTTTTCGAGCAGTCTGTGCAGAAGCTCGAAAAACCGGTGGCTGGGAGGTCGGGGGGATATGTTGATACAGATTGCTGAGAAACTATATTATGCCTAGGCAAAGATCAAGTAAATAGTAGAATGCCGACGAAAATAGCCGGGAGAAGGGGCAGTGGAAAAGAGGGAACTTCGTGGGAGATAAAAAAGGCCCCATGCCCAATATCTAAGCTACAGGTTGAAGGTTTGCTGAGGAGCGTGTAGAATATGCCGCTGTTGCCCACGCTTATACATTCTGACCTATTAACATTACTGTGAAACATCTGGCGATTCATTAGGGGGCTGGTTTTCATGTTTTGATATTTTACCTCTGGGGGCGGAGGTGGGTGTTTATAAAATTACCGGGAGAGTCGTTTGATCCAACCGATGAGTTTTTATGTTTTTTGTCCCACCCGGAGGGGAGGGATAGATATTAGAATAACGTTCTCTGTTGAGTTTTTTGCTATGCAACGATTTGTTTCTTTATCGCTTTTTTGGGTGTTTGCGACTTTGTCCATTCTTGTTGGCTGCTCCTCAAAGCCGGTTCGGCATTTAGCTTCAGATGCGGCCCTGGTCGAGCCAGGCAAGTCAACCCGGCAGGATGTGCTTCGCTATCTTGGGAAGCCGGACAGGCGGCGAAGTATCTCTCCCGGTGTGGAGGAATATGTCTATTATAATGAGAAGAAGGGTTTTCTGGCTGGACTTCCTCTTGTCGGTGGTATGGTAGATCCTGAAAGCTATGAAATGATTTTGGTCACTCTGGATGGGGATACGGTAACAGACAGTGACTTTCTGATTCATAAGGAAGATGATAAGGACTGGGCTGCTGATCAGGACGGAGACGAGTTGCCGTGAGTGCAAGTGCTCTTGCAGCCTTTTCCATCCATCGGCAACGGATGGCGGAAACGCTTGTTGAGCGCGGTATTCAGGATCGGGCAACCCTGCGGGCCATGGTTGAGGTGCCCCGGCATCAGTTTGTTGAGGATGCCATGAGGGCTCGGGCATATGGAGATTTTCCTTTGCCCATCGGTTCTAACCAGACTATCTCTCAGCCCTATGTTGTTGCCATGATGACCCAGGCCCTACAGCTTCGGGGGCATGAGCGGGTGTTGGAGATCGGAACCGGATCCGGTTATCAGGCAGCCGTGCTTTCCAGGCTTTGCAAACGGGTGTATACGGTTGAGCGCATTCATTCCCTCCTGGGACGGGCACGGAAGGTCTTTGATCAGCTGCGCTATTATAATATTATTTCCTGCATAGATGATGGAACGGTTGGGTGGCCCGAGCATGCGCCCTTTGATGCTATTTTGGTGACAGCAGGTGGTCCGGAAATTCCTGTCCCCCTGATAGAGCAATTGGCAGACCGTGGTAGGATAGTCATGCCGGTGGGGTCTCAGGAAGAGCAGGAGCTGCAACTCTTGGAAAAACGGAACAGAAGGATTCGTGTGCAGGCTATCGGGCAGGTGCGTTTTGTCAACCTGATAGGAGCGCATGGGTGGAGAGAATAGGAGAGAGGATGGAGATGCAGGAAGAGAAAACGCAGCAAGTTGATATGAAAGAAAAGCCTAGTCAAAAGCCTGGTCCTGTCCGCCGTCTCTATGATTGGATGTTGAGTTGGGCAGACAGTCCCTACGGGTTGCACGTCCTTGTTCTTATCTCTTTTGCCGAGTCCAGTTTTTTCCCTATTCCGCCGGATGTCTTGTTGATAGCCTTGGTACTCGGGGCAACCACTCGTTGGTACAAGTTTGCTTTTTGGTGTACCTTGGCTTCGGTGGCTGGTGGCTTGGCCGGTTACGGGATCGGAGTGTTCGGCTGGGAAACCATCGGGCAATGGATAGTGCAGCATATTGCTCATATGGAGCTGACAGAGGTGAATGGTCGGCAGGATATAGCCCTGCCAGCCTATCTGGTTTCCAGTATGGGAGCTTCTTTGGGTGGTGAATATCTGTTTCAAGTCTACGATCACTGGAATGCCTGGATCGTCTTTGTCTTTGGTTTGACCCCCTTGCCTTATAAGCTGGTGACGATTACGGCCGGTGTGGCGCGGGTAAACCTACCTGTTTTTCTGGTCGCTTCGGTTCTGTCCCGGGCCTTGCGTTTTTTCCTTGTAGCCTGGATCCTCTCGAAATGGGGTGATCCTGCCCGTCGTTTTATTGATCGCTATTTCAATCTGTTGACCATCGCCTTTATTGTGTTGTTGGTTGGTGGTTTTTTGGTCTTGAAATTAGTTATGTAGCTTTGTTGCTAAGCTCCGGGGGCTTTATTGCCGGGCTTTGGATTTTGGGTAGTCAGGTGAATTTTTACTCGATATTGATCGTTTTTTCTTGACCAAAAAAGTGCTTCTGGTATTATATATCGTTTATTGATAATTGGGGGCCTATAGCTCAGTTGGCTAGAGCCATCGGCTCATAACCGATAGGTCCTTGGTTCGAATCCAAGTAGGCCCACCAATTTTTAGAGAAAACAACAGGTGCTCGGGTAGATCCGGCTCCTTTTTGCTAACCTCATTTTATCAAGGTCTTTTGAGCCCTCATAACCTGAGTAAAAAAATCTGTCCGCAAAGGAGAAATTCTCTGCTGGACAATAGAGAGCAAATGTCAATATAAGAGGTACACCCTTTAAGGGCTGTGCCTCTTTTTCTTTTTGTTGTGGTAAACGTTCAGAATATACTCAATATTCTTCAGGGGATCGCTCCTCTTGATCTCGCTCAGTCCTGGGATAATGTCGGGTTGCTTATCGGCGATCCAGACGATC is drawn from Candidatus Electrothrix aestuarii and contains these coding sequences:
- the msbA gene encoding lipid A export permease/ATP-binding protein MsbA — protein: MTNKTILIRLYEVLQPYRKKLFISMLAMIVVAGFNAAQAYMVKPLLDEIFLHKKKEWLVILPLALLAVFFVKGVFYFLYSYFLEWIGQCVIKDLRNKIYAHLNDLSMGFFHKNSTGELISRIMNDVSMLQGSVSHALIHLLRDFFTVCGLLGVIFYMDWRLALVSLIFIPMAAVPIVVFGKKFRRISTNYQQGMGEASNFLNETIRGARIVKAFCMEEHEKKHFDEKMQYLFDTLMTETKFRSLSHPLIEFLGGIGMALILWFGGMQVLAGNSTPGTFMSFLTALVMLYEPVKGVSKINSTIQSGMAAATRIFSLLDIEPEIKEKAKSQILPRFHNAIEFDNVTFSYGKEKPVLHNIELKVIQGEILAVVGPSGGGKTTLSSLIPRFHDVCQGAVRIDGQDIRDLTLHSLRKQIALVTQQTILFNDTVRNNIGYGSPNCTDEDIRQAAEAAFALEFIEALPKGFDTIIGESGTRLSGGQRQRVSIARAILKDAPILVLDEATSALDTESERKVQKALDNLMKNRTTIVIAHRLSTIKNADRIIVMQNGQLVEEGTHESLLEQHGVYEGLYTMQYADR
- a CDS encoding protein-L-isoaspartate(D-aspartate) O-methyltransferase, with protein sequence MAETLVERGIQDRATLRAMVEVPRHQFVEDAMRARAYGDFPLPIGSNQTISQPYVVAMMTQALQLRGHERVLEIGTGSGYQAAVLSRLCKRVYTVERIHSLLGRARKVFDQLRYYNIISCIDDGTVGWPEHAPFDAILVTAGGPEIPVPLIEQLADRGRIVMPVGSQEEQELQLLEKRNRRIRVQAIGQVRFVNLIGAHGWRE
- a CDS encoding O-antigen ligase family protein, whose translation is MKSAAPQDSRAVRSFQTQARQVNSLLPALLAFALPLSTSAVSVLAILIFLVWLLEGRFIEKGIEIFSHPVAVAALTFLALLCLGLLWTENMQAGLEALKDQWKLALLPVILTATSYRYRRVYLYAFLAGMSVAMGITFLAWFGLIQYADVSPTHLTPKTFHVIYNPLLAFAIYLLFHEAIWGLARQKPGLRFLFLPLAALMTVNMFITEGRTGQAVFLILMALLLFQLFPKKRLKAVLAVVLFLPAICITGYLFSPTFQQRVTTARQEIESFHKNPNTSVGMRLLFFRNSLEIIRHHPWTGVGTGDFQSAYAEVNSKRSPNSIATDNPHNQYILVSSMLGLPGTLTFLLIFLLMFVQAKQEDEEVQRLRMALPLFFLVIMLAESYLTVYQTAFFFVVMTAALYKERPNQRLQEFLTKEEPKKCWIILSYRANIPGSACSQHIDDRLPFFQKKGIEPILLSGPVGKPSKKWIHYRTFSLAPSGIRFEIRHFLRKHLHKRWQFKIVETLCMLPIFPLYLLEKIVINMESEWSWCFLASLRGLLLYRQLQPEVVYSTGGSASAHVAAMLIKCWTSCTWIAETQDPLVHDHGWRRGKRVLWVYQALEKKICQHADAFIFLVHAAMQHCSRRTEGLCRGAVVYPGSIPELFQQQFTKGERCHFAHFGSLAGTRNLVTFFQALHQILSTNKQGEELRKKVQVDVYGSFDGESEREMERLGLTDLVIRHGIVSRQEALTAMQQTDCLLVIQNIIYFSCETIPSKVYEYLLTGRPIIGLVYNNEELEKMLTEQGHFAVPANSVQDIAEAIEKTLLTFIEEEQNELAQREKQQGSDNLPTVADAVQKLIELTQGKSETCC
- a CDS encoding YqaA family protein, which codes for MERIGERMEMQEEKTQQVDMKEKPSQKPGPVRRLYDWMLSWADSPYGLHVLVLISFAESSFFPIPPDVLLIALVLGATTRWYKFAFWCTLASVAGGLAGYGIGVFGWETIGQWIVQHIAHMELTEVNGRQDIALPAYLVSSMGASLGGEYLFQVYDHWNAWIVFVFGLTPLPYKLVTITAGVARVNLPVFLVASVLSRALRFFLVAWILSKWGDPARRFIDRYFNLLTIAFIVLLVGGFLVLKLVM